From one Amycolatopsis sp. FDAARGOS 1241 genomic stretch:
- a CDS encoding class I SAM-dependent methyltransferase, with product MSEPDDYALGRSAAETERLRLQAEIYGSHTAFLLTRAGIAPRMRVLDVGCGAGDVTMQLARLVGPDGEVIGVDVDPAVLAVAQARVADAGLANVSFIEARLPAVPLDEQVDALVGRLILTHLKEPAPTVRVLAKLVRSGGIVTFQDFVSTRTRTVPPCPIATRTIDLIAAAAGAVTMNINFGERIPSILSDAGLAVVGAAAATAAGPADSLTPRYIAELARSMLPVITAHGLATEDEVDVGTLAKRIAEEMTEAGAMFWLPDLAAAWARVP from the coding sequence GTGTCTGAACCGGACGATTACGCGCTGGGCCGGTCCGCAGCCGAGACCGAGCGGCTGCGCTTGCAAGCCGAGATCTACGGGTCGCACACCGCGTTCCTGCTGACCCGGGCCGGTATCGCGCCCAGGATGCGGGTGCTCGATGTCGGTTGTGGCGCGGGCGACGTGACCATGCAGCTGGCCCGGCTGGTCGGGCCGGACGGCGAGGTGATCGGTGTTGATGTCGACCCGGCCGTGCTTGCGGTGGCCCAAGCCCGGGTGGCCGATGCGGGGCTGGCCAACGTGTCATTCATCGAGGCGCGGCTGCCGGCTGTGCCGCTGGACGAGCAGGTGGACGCGTTGGTCGGTCGACTGATCCTCACCCATCTCAAGGAACCGGCGCCGACCGTGCGTGTGCTCGCCAAACTGGTCCGCTCCGGCGGGATCGTGACCTTCCAGGATTTTGTCAGCACTCGCACTCGAACCGTACCTCCGTGCCCGATCGCGACCCGGACCATCGACTTGATCGCGGCAGCGGCAGGCGCGGTCACCATGAACATCAACTTCGGAGAGCGCATCCCTTCGATCCTGAGCGATGCCGGCCTGGCGGTCGTGGGCGCGGCCGCAGCCACCGCGGCCGGTCCCGCGGACTCACTGACGCCGCGCTATATCGCGGAACTCGCTCGCAGCATGCTGCCCGTGATCACCGCGCACGGCCTGGCCACCGAGGACGAGGTGGACGTCGGCACCCTCGCGAAGCGAATAGCCGAGGAGATGACCGAAGCGGGCGCCATGTTTTGGCTGCCGGACCTTGCTGCCGCGTGGGCACGCGTCCCGTAG
- a CDS encoding LysR family transcriptional regulator, translated as MRYVVAVAEERSFTRAADRCFVVQSALSHQIKALETELGVTLFARTSRRVELTTAGGAFLSAARTSLEAAERPVADAAAATGEVRGTLTIGMIPTVTAIDIPAALGEFHRTHPAVQIGLRGGGSDEFIAAITDGSIDVAVLGLPEATSLKGVTTRELARERLVAVVSADHPLAARSSCGS; from the coding sequence ATGCGCTACGTCGTGGCGGTGGCCGAGGAGCGCAGCTTCACCCGCGCCGCCGACCGCTGCTTCGTCGTCCAATCCGCCCTCAGCCATCAGATCAAGGCACTCGAGACCGAACTGGGTGTCACCCTGTTCGCCCGCACCAGCCGTCGCGTCGAGCTGACCACCGCAGGCGGGGCGTTCCTCTCGGCCGCACGGACGAGCCTGGAAGCGGCGGAACGCCCAGTCGCGGACGCGGCCGCGGCGACGGGGGAGGTCCGCGGCACCCTGACCATCGGCATGATCCCCACCGTCACGGCCATCGACATCCCCGCCGCGCTGGGCGAATTCCACCGGACTCACCCCGCCGTGCAGATCGGGCTCCGCGGCGGGGGCAGCGACGAGTTCATCGCCGCCATTACCGACGGCAGCATCGACGTCGCCGTGCTCGGACTCCCCGAAGCCACGTCGCTCAAGGGAGTCACCACCCGCGAGCTGGCACGCGAACGGCTCGTCGCCGTCGTCTCCGCCGACCACCCCCTCGCCGCGCGCTCCAGCTGCGGCTCGTGA
- a CDS encoding NAD(P)-dependent oxidoreductase translates to MRIAVFGATGIAGSAIVTEALTRGHVVTALSRRPQAASSGRPTVRALDVAEAGSLGPVLACADADVLTIRLAAGEEHRLAPLSRGFLDATARSGTRVLVIGGSAPLRCPDDPDRIVLDDPNRIPEAWKTIAQASLDQFHACRDHRYGGWTYLSPPAVLEPGARTGAYRRGRTTLLTDENGDS, encoded by the coding sequence ATGAGAATCGCCGTCTTCGGCGCGACCGGCATCGCCGGCAGCGCCATCGTGACGGAGGCCCTCACCCGCGGACACGTCGTCACCGCGCTCTCCCGGCGCCCGCAGGCCGCGAGCAGTGGCCGGCCCACCGTGCGCGCTCTGGACGTTGCCGAAGCGGGGAGCCTCGGCCCGGTGCTCGCCTGCGCCGACGCCGACGTCTTGACCATCCGACTCGCCGCCGGGGAGGAGCACCGGCTCGCGCCGCTCAGCCGAGGCTTCCTCGACGCCACGGCCCGGTCCGGCACCCGCGTGCTGGTGATCGGCGGCTCAGCACCACTGCGCTGTCCCGACGATCCCGACCGGATCGTGCTCGACGACCCGAACCGCATTCCCGAAGCCTGGAAGACCATCGCCCAGGCGAGCCTCGATCAGTTCCACGCCTGCCGGGACCACCGCTACGGGGGCTGGACGTACTTGAGCCCACCCGCGGTGCTCGAGCCGGGCGCACGCACCGGCGCTTACCGGCGCGGCCGGACCACGCTCCTCACGGACGAGAACGGCGACTCGTGA
- a CDS encoding pyridoxamine 5'-phosphate oxidase family protein: protein MIDADMRLIVEAAKLTFVATVRPDGSPSLSPKASARVYDDEHIAFMNIASPGTVANLTADPRVEMNAVDIFRRRGYRFTGTATIHGGETPVYQWLHGWLGEVNGPGYPAHEAVLVHVDRVEPIMSPAYAFGGAEETALMAEWSTKYGVVPGETEKM, encoded by the coding sequence ATGATCGACGCTGATATGCGGTTGATTGTGGAGGCTGCGAAGCTTACTTTTGTTGCGACGGTTCGGCCGGATGGCTCGCCCAGCTTGTCGCCGAAGGCGTCGGCGCGGGTGTATGACGATGAGCACATCGCGTTCATGAACATCGCCTCGCCCGGGACGGTCGCGAACCTGACCGCGGACCCGCGTGTGGAGATGAATGCGGTGGACATCTTCCGGCGTCGGGGCTATCGGTTCACCGGAACGGCGACGATTCATGGTGGTGAAACGCCGGTTTACCAGTGGCTGCACGGCTGGCTGGGTGAGGTGAACGGGCCGGGTTACCCCGCGCACGAGGCGGTTTTGGTCCATGTCGATCGTGTCGAGCCGATCATGTCGCCCGCGTATGCCTTCGGTGGTGCCGAGGAAACCGCTCTGATGGCCGAGTGGTCCACCAAATACGGGGTTGTTCCCGGTGAAACGGAGAAAATGTGA
- a CDS encoding EamA family transporter, with the protein MSTTTTPAPEAATASRVGWTTLTAIAPAVGGTTYFVTTHLLPPGHPLFAALMRSLPAGVIALLLARRLPSGSWWSKSAVLGVLNTGAFFPLLFLAAQHLPGGVAATLGAAQPIVVAFLAVAILHERLSPWRVAWGVVGVLGVALVVLGPDAGLDPLGVLAGLGGAASMATGVVLTKRWGRPEGVSAFGLAGRQLTTAGLVLLVPALAIDGVPEGIDGQAVAGYLWLGLIGGLLTYGFWFAGIRRLPVTGTALLGLLSPLVAAILGAAIAGEALTLVRLAGFAFALTAMVAGQLASKKKKNTLS; encoded by the coding sequence GTGAGCACTACCACCACTCCCGCGCCCGAGGCTGCGACGGCCTCGCGAGTCGGGTGGACCACGCTGACGGCGATCGCGCCCGCCGTCGGGGGCACGACCTACTTCGTGACCACCCACCTGCTGCCGCCAGGGCACCCCTTGTTCGCAGCGCTGATGCGGTCGTTGCCCGCCGGGGTGATCGCCCTTCTGCTGGCACGCCGCCTGCCGAGCGGTTCGTGGTGGTCGAAGAGCGCGGTGCTGGGAGTGCTGAACACGGGGGCGTTCTTCCCGCTGCTGTTCCTCGCCGCCCAGCACCTGCCCGGCGGCGTCGCGGCGACCCTGGGCGCGGCTCAGCCGATCGTGGTCGCTTTCCTCGCCGTCGCGATCCTCCACGAACGGCTCTCGCCGTGGCGAGTGGCGTGGGGCGTCGTCGGCGTGCTCGGCGTCGCGCTGGTCGTGCTCGGTCCCGACGCGGGCCTCGACCCCCTCGGTGTTCTCGCCGGCCTGGGCGGGGCGGCGTCGATGGCCACCGGTGTCGTTCTCACGAAACGCTGGGGGCGCCCCGAAGGCGTCAGCGCGTTCGGCTTGGCGGGCCGGCAGCTCACCACCGCCGGCCTCGTGCTCCTCGTCCCGGCGCTGGCCATCGACGGCGTCCCCGAGGGCATCGACGGGCAGGCCGTGGCCGGATACCTGTGGCTCGGCCTGATCGGCGGGCTGCTGACCTACGGGTTCTGGTTCGCCGGCATCCGTCGCCTGCCCGTCACCGGCACCGCACTGCTCGGGCTGTTGTCGCCGCTCGTCGCGGCGATTCTCGGTGCCGCCATCGCCGGAGAGGCGCTCACGCTCGTCCGACTCGCCGGCTTCGCCTTCGCGCTCACCGCGATGGTCGCCGGCCAGCTGGCCTCGAAGAAGAAGAAAAACACCCTGTCATGA
- a CDS encoding amidase, translating into MAIPVPDAARLAALSQHYGFGLTEAEIDEFIPAVQATLVASEEVERLHARTAPAMPERESSVPADNPLNAWSVRTKISETTEGPLAGRTVAVKDNIAVAGVPMINGSASMDGFVPRRDATVVRRLLAAGATITGKSTCEDLCFSGASFTSWPSPVRNPWDRSRNAGGSSSGSAALVANGDVDLAVGGDQGGSVRIPASFTGIVGHKPTYGLVPYTGAFPIEQTIDHLGPMTRTVGDAALMLGVLAGVDGYDSRQPTGLDPVDYLAALRESPAGLRVGVVREGFGTPVSLAGVDDSVRAAVEVLRSAGVTAEEVSVPWHTDAMAVWNVIATEGAAYQMVDGNAYGMGTWGQYDPELIAHYAQGRIARGGELSKTVQLVGLSGRYTFELGGGKYYAMARNLSYELRAAYDAALAEYDVLVMPTLPYVARELPSPGISLAEYLDTALSMIGNTAPFDVTGHPACSVPAGLVDGLPAGMMIIGKRFDDATVLRVAHAYEQAVGGFPAPAGAGAGVTS; encoded by the coding sequence ATGGCTATTCCCGTGCCCGACGCGGCCAGGCTCGCCGCTCTGTCCCAGCACTACGGATTCGGCTTGACCGAGGCCGAGATCGACGAATTCATCCCGGCAGTCCAGGCGACACTGGTGGCATCGGAGGAAGTCGAGCGGCTGCACGCCAGGACGGCGCCCGCGATGCCGGAACGCGAGTCGTCGGTGCCGGCGGACAATCCGCTCAACGCCTGGTCGGTGCGGACCAAGATCAGTGAGACCACCGAGGGCCCGCTGGCAGGCCGGACGGTCGCGGTGAAGGACAACATCGCCGTGGCCGGAGTGCCCATGATCAACGGATCGGCGTCGATGGACGGTTTCGTGCCGAGGCGCGATGCCACGGTCGTCCGCCGGTTGCTCGCGGCGGGTGCCACGATCACCGGCAAGTCGACGTGCGAAGACCTGTGCTTCTCCGGGGCCAGTTTCACGTCGTGGCCCTCGCCGGTGCGCAACCCGTGGGATCGTTCGCGCAACGCGGGCGGCTCTTCGAGCGGTAGCGCCGCGTTGGTGGCGAACGGTGACGTCGACCTGGCGGTGGGCGGCGACCAGGGCGGCTCGGTGCGGATCCCGGCGTCGTTCACCGGGATCGTGGGGCACAAGCCGACCTACGGCCTGGTGCCCTACACGGGCGCCTTCCCGATCGAGCAGACCATCGACCACCTCGGCCCGATGACGCGCACGGTGGGCGACGCGGCGCTGATGCTGGGCGTGCTGGCCGGCGTCGACGGGTACGACTCCCGTCAGCCGACCGGCCTCGATCCGGTCGACTACCTCGCCGCCCTGCGCGAGAGCCCGGCCGGCCTGCGCGTCGGCGTGGTGCGTGAAGGGTTCGGCACGCCGGTGTCGCTGGCCGGCGTCGACGACTCGGTCCGGGCCGCGGTGGAGGTGCTGCGGTCGGCCGGGGTGACCGCGGAGGAGGTCTCGGTGCCGTGGCACACCGACGCCATGGCGGTGTGGAACGTGATCGCGACCGAGGGCGCCGCCTACCAGATGGTCGACGGCAACGCCTACGGAATGGGCACCTGGGGCCAGTACGATCCCGAGCTCATCGCGCACTACGCCCAGGGCCGGATCGCACGCGGCGGGGAACTGTCCAAGACGGTGCAACTCGTCGGCCTTTCGGGGCGCTACACCTTCGAACTCGGCGGCGGGAAGTACTACGCCATGGCGCGCAATCTCTCCTACGAACTGCGAGCTGCCTACGACGCGGCACTGGCCGAGTACGACGTCCTCGTGATGCCGACGCTGCCCTACGTCGCGCGGGAGTTGCCGTCTCCCGGCATCTCCCTCGCCGAATACCTGGACACGGCGTTGTCGATGATCGGCAACACGGCGCCCTTCGACGTGACCGGGCACCCCGCTTGCAGTGTCCCGGCCGGGCTCGTGGACGGCCTGCCCGCCGGGATGATGATCATCGGCAAGCGCTTCGACGACGCCACCGTCCTGCGCGTCGCCCACGCCTACGAGCAGGCGGTGGGCGGTTTCCCCGCCCCGGCGGGCGCCGGAGCCGGCGTCACTTCCTGA
- a CDS encoding LysR substrate-binding domain-containing protein gives MNLADETFVDFPAGTPGRAPSDRAFEAAGGHRKVVFEAMSIELMLGLVRHNLVITLLSPAAVPATHAAPFP, from the coding sequence GTGAACCTGGCCGACGAGACCTTCGTCGACTTCCCGGCCGGAACGCCCGGACGCGCACCCTCCGACCGCGCATTCGAGGCCGCGGGCGGTCACCGCAAGGTCGTGTTCGAGGCAATGAGCATCGAACTCATGCTCGGCCTCGTCAGGCACAACTTGGTGATCACCCTGCTTTCGCCGGCCGCCGTCCCGGCGACGCACGCCGCGCCATTCCCGTGA
- a CDS encoding acyl-CoA dehydrogenase family protein yields MDQLGLRLRHRFAGAEQRLQNRLTEWTGINRGSIVMGMYTGNLDVPGDVLADVPNTAPSAAKLSCTELAGKAADLAGQVHGGSGSLKEAPVERSHCDVRLMRLDEGTGEIQRWNLGGGLVRAEKEEQP; encoded by the coding sequence ATGGACCAGCTCGGTCTTCGGCTCCGCCACCGTTTCGCCGGGGCCGAGCAGCGCCTGCAAAACAGGCTCACCGAGTGGACTGGGATCAATCGCGGCTCGATAGTGATGGGCATGTACACCGGCAATCTCGACGTCCCCGGCGACGTGCTCGCGGATGTCCCGAACACGGCGCCGTCGGCGGCGAAGCTGTCCTGCACCGAACTGGCCGGCAAGGCCGCGGACCTCGCCGGGCAGGTGCACGGCGGCAGCGGGTCCCTGAAAGAGGCCCCGGTCGAGCGCAGCCACTGCGACGTGCGGCTGATGCGGCTCGACGAAGGCACCGGCGAAATCCAGCGCTGGAACCTCGGCGGCGGGCTCGTGCGGGCCGAGAAGGAGGAGCAGCCGTGA
- a CDS encoding alpha/beta fold hydrolase — translation MRTRTGLTQAASVTAVLAAAAVFAAVPSSAASREPARKDKGTSKPTIVLVHGAFADSSSWNGAIERLQRRGYSVIAAANPLRGVASDGAYVKTVVDSVDGPVVLVGHSYGGSVISAAAVDDPKVKALVYIAGFIPDQGESAAALSAKFPGSTLGDTLREVALPGGETDLYVKQDLFRQQFAADVPLPQARLMAAGQRPITAEALNEASGVPGWRGVPVWSLIPTADKNIPAAAQEWMAERARAHTVVVPEASHAVLVSRPDEVADIILRAAEAVVD, via the coding sequence ATGCGCACACGTACCGGGCTGACCCAGGCCGCGTCGGTGACGGCTGTGCTGGCGGCCGCCGCGGTGTTCGCCGCCGTGCCGTCGTCGGCGGCGTCGCGGGAGCCGGCGCGGAAGGACAAGGGAACATCCAAGCCGACGATCGTGCTGGTGCACGGGGCGTTCGCGGATTCGTCGAGCTGGAACGGGGCGATCGAGCGGCTGCAGCGGCGTGGCTACTCGGTGATCGCGGCGGCCAACCCGCTGCGCGGGGTCGCGTCGGACGGGGCGTACGTCAAGACAGTCGTGGACAGCGTGGACGGCCCGGTGGTGCTGGTCGGGCACTCCTACGGCGGCTCGGTGATCAGCGCCGCCGCGGTGGACGACCCGAAGGTGAAGGCGCTGGTCTACATCGCGGGCTTCATCCCGGACCAGGGCGAGTCGGCGGCCGCGCTCTCGGCGAAGTTCCCGGGCAGCACGCTCGGCGACACGCTCCGGGAAGTCGCCCTGCCGGGCGGGGAAACCGACCTCTACGTGAAGCAGGACTTGTTCCGGCAGCAGTTCGCCGCCGACGTCCCGCTGCCCCAGGCCCGGCTGATGGCCGCCGGGCAGCGCCCGATCACCGCCGAGGCGCTCAACGAGGCTTCCGGCGTGCCCGGGTGGCGGGGCGTTCCCGTGTGGAGCTTGATCCCGACGGCGGACAAGAACATCCCGGCGGCCGCCCAGGAGTGGATGGCCGAACGCGCCCGCGCCCACACCGTCGTGGTCCCGGAGGCGTCGCACGCGGTGCTGGTCTCGCGGCCGGACGAGGTCGCCGACATCATCCTCAGGGCCGCCGAAGCCGTCGTCGACTGA
- a CDS encoding flavodoxin family protein — MSLRFDGLRAVFFNGTLKRSPEPSNTEGLIRVSAGLMAREGVEVEVIRTIDHDIAVGVYPDMTDHGWDSDEWPALYEKVLAADILVLCGPIWLGDNSSETKKVIERLYACSHLLNDAGQYAYYGRVGGCLITGNEDGVKHCAMNVLYSLQHLGYTIPPQADAGWLGEIGPGPSYLDAGSGGPENDFTNRNTTFMTWNLMHLAKLLKDAGGVPAHGNQRAAWDEGERFDFANPNPEYR, encoded by the coding sequence GTGAGCCTCCGCTTCGACGGACTGCGCGCCGTGTTCTTCAACGGCACCTTGAAGCGCTCCCCGGAACCGAGCAACACCGAAGGTCTCATCCGCGTCAGTGCCGGCCTCATGGCCCGCGAGGGCGTCGAGGTCGAGGTGATCCGGACGATCGACCACGACATCGCCGTCGGCGTGTACCCGGACATGACGGACCACGGCTGGGACAGCGACGAGTGGCCCGCCCTGTACGAGAAGGTGCTCGCCGCCGACATCCTCGTCCTGTGTGGACCGATCTGGCTCGGCGACAACTCGTCGGAGACGAAGAAGGTCATCGAGCGGCTGTACGCCTGCTCGCACCTGCTCAACGACGCCGGCCAGTACGCCTACTACGGCCGGGTGGGCGGGTGTCTGATCACCGGCAACGAGGACGGCGTGAAGCACTGCGCGATGAACGTGCTCTACAGCCTCCAGCACCTCGGCTACACGATTCCGCCGCAGGCCGACGCCGGGTGGCTCGGCGAGATCGGGCCGGGACCGTCCTACCTGGACGCGGGCTCCGGCGGACCCGAGAACGACTTCACGAACCGCAACACGACCTTCATGACGTGGAACCTGATGCACCTCGCGAAGCTGCTCAAGGACGCCGGCGGCGTTCCCGCGCACGGCAACCAACGGGCCGCCTGGGACGAAGGCGAGCGGTTCGACTTCGCCAACCCCAACCCCGAGTACCGGTGA
- a CDS encoding NADP-dependent oxidoreductase, with protein MRAAGVREIGGGVEVLELSEPDGPGPGEVVIEVAAAGVGNWDDIVRAGAWNVGLRPPMALGVEVAGTVIAVGSRVRDLRVGDAVLGHPLPLRHQGCWAERVVVDAGLVVVKPRGVSWETAAAFSVPALTAEQVLAESLTVAEDETLLVHGGGSTTGGLVVQLAAGRGVRVVATAGPSSAGRVARAGAAEVVDYHDSRWPDRVRELTGGVGVDAAVNAVPAGSAEAMVAVREGGRMATITGDPPAAERGISVADVYVRPDPAQLAQLCGLLAEGRLTLSVGTVLPLAEAATALERAVSGNKGGPVVLHVGTGA; from the coding sequence ATGCGTGCCGCGGGAGTGCGTGAAATCGGTGGCGGGGTCGAGGTGCTGGAGCTGTCCGAGCCGGATGGTCCGGGTCCGGGCGAGGTGGTGATCGAGGTTGCGGCGGCGGGTGTCGGCAACTGGGACGACATCGTCCGAGCTGGTGCGTGGAATGTCGGGTTGAGACCGCCGATGGCACTGGGGGTGGAAGTCGCGGGCACGGTGATCGCGGTCGGTTCCCGGGTCAGGGACTTGCGGGTCGGCGACGCGGTGCTCGGTCATCCGCTTCCCCTGCGTCACCAGGGTTGCTGGGCGGAGCGTGTGGTCGTCGACGCGGGGCTGGTGGTGGTGAAGCCTCGGGGGGTGTCGTGGGAGACGGCGGCGGCGTTTTCGGTGCCTGCGCTGACTGCGGAGCAGGTTCTTGCCGAGTCGCTCACGGTCGCCGAGGACGAGACGCTGCTGGTCCACGGTGGCGGTAGCACGACCGGGGGGTTGGTGGTGCAGCTGGCCGCCGGGCGGGGGGTCCGGGTGGTCGCTACGGCCGGGCCGTCGAGCGCGGGGCGGGTCGCGCGGGCCGGGGCGGCCGAGGTCGTCGACTACCACGACAGCCGGTGGCCCGATCGGGTCCGTGAACTGACCGGCGGCGTCGGGGTCGACGCCGCCGTCAACGCGGTCCCCGCAGGTAGCGCCGAGGCCATGGTGGCTGTGCGGGAGGGGGGCCGGATGGCGACCATCACCGGCGACCCGCCGGCGGCCGAGCGTGGTATCAGCGTTGCCGACGTCTACGTGCGCCCGGACCCCGCCCAGCTCGCGCAGCTTTGCGGGCTGCTGGCCGAGGGCCGGCTGACCCTGTCGGTCGGCACCGTACTGCCGCTGGCCGAGGCGGCGACCGCGCTCGAGCGCGCTGTTTCGGGCAACAAGGGCGGTCCGGTCGTGCTCCACGTCGGGACCGGGGCGTAG
- a CDS encoding GNAT family N-acetyltransferase, producing the protein MEATAARAGSSPVQVRELEHPEADDQVVALLAHLRPDTADRAGAVAASVAQGVRYLGAFDEAGRLAGLAGWRVMSTTRGRVLYVDDLVSDPRMRRRGAGRALLAWLERAGAARGCRTLELDSGVTRNDAHRFYAQAGLSISAFHFSRPLAGGWGIFEIERSGEHDRR; encoded by the coding sequence ATGGAAGCAACCGCGGCGCGCGCAGGTAGCTCGCCGGTGCAAGTCCGTGAGCTGGAACACCCGGAAGCCGATGATCAGGTTGTGGCGCTGCTGGCACATCTGCGGCCAGACACCGCCGATCGGGCCGGAGCCGTCGCGGCGTCGGTGGCGCAAGGAGTTCGATATCTGGGTGCGTTCGACGAAGCCGGGAGGCTCGCGGGTCTGGCCGGTTGGCGAGTCATGTCGACCACAAGGGGACGGGTTCTCTACGTCGACGACCTCGTGAGTGATCCGAGGATGCGACGCAGGGGCGCAGGTCGCGCGTTGCTCGCTTGGCTCGAGCGGGCGGGTGCCGCCAGAGGCTGTCGAACACTCGAGCTGGACTCGGGTGTGACGCGAAACGACGCCCATCGATTCTACGCCCAGGCCGGCCTGTCCATCAGCGCTTTTCACTTCTCCAGGCCGCTCGCGGGCGGTTGGGGCATATTCGAAATTGAGAGGAGCGGGGAGCATGATCGACGCTGA
- a CDS encoding ABC transporter substrate-binding protein: protein MSWSRNIRVAAAVAVAALGLAACGGGDQPAAQSKGGAPIVVASFNFTDSQVLAEIYAGALEAKGYPVTRKLNLGSRELIYPSLKKGELQFVPEYQGAAIATGFGKDAVKDAAGEHAQLAQLFKPEGIGLLNYSPAEDKDVYVVKADLAKAKGLTKISDLKKLDKVVMAGGPECETRLPCFKGFTDVYKLTNATFKTVQEIGPRVQQLDSGGATVIPVDSVSPVAGDSKYVVLQDDLGIEPTENVVPAVSQKVLDERGADFANVVNAVSAKLNTDNLRALNSRVDADGDPAADVAKDWLQQQGLA, encoded by the coding sequence GTGAGCTGGAGCCGGAACATCCGAGTGGCCGCGGCGGTGGCGGTGGCCGCGCTGGGTTTGGCGGCGTGCGGGGGCGGTGATCAACCGGCTGCGCAGAGCAAGGGTGGCGCGCCGATCGTCGTGGCGTCGTTCAACTTCACCGACAGCCAGGTCCTGGCGGAGATCTACGCCGGTGCGCTGGAGGCGAAGGGCTACCCGGTCACGCGCAAGCTGAACCTGGGCTCGCGCGAGCTGATCTACCCGTCGCTGAAAAAGGGTGAGCTGCAGTTCGTGCCGGAGTACCAGGGCGCGGCGATCGCGACCGGCTTCGGCAAGGACGCGGTGAAGGACGCCGCCGGGGAGCACGCGCAGCTGGCGCAGCTGTTCAAGCCGGAGGGCATCGGCCTGCTGAACTACTCGCCGGCCGAGGACAAGGACGTGTACGTCGTGAAGGCCGACCTCGCGAAGGCGAAGGGGCTCACGAAGATCAGCGACCTGAAGAAGCTGGACAAAGTGGTCATGGCGGGCGGACCGGAGTGCGAGACCCGGCTGCCGTGCTTCAAGGGTTTCACCGACGTCTACAAGCTGACGAACGCGACGTTCAAGACCGTGCAGGAGATCGGGCCGCGCGTACAGCAGCTCGACTCCGGCGGCGCGACCGTGATCCCGGTCGACTCGGTCAGCCCCGTCGCCGGCGACTCGAAGTACGTGGTGCTGCAGGACGATCTCGGCATCGAGCCCACGGAGAACGTGGTGCCGGCCGTGAGCCAGAAGGTGCTCGACGAGCGCGGCGCGGACTTCGCGAACGTCGTCAACGCCGTGAGCGCGAAGCTGAACACGGACAACCTGCGCGCGCTGAACTCCCGTGTGGACGCCGACGGCGACCCGGCCGCCGATGTCGCGAAGGACTGGCTGCAGCAGCAGGGGCTGGCCTGA